Proteins encoded within one genomic window of Triticum aestivum cultivar Chinese Spring chromosome 2D, IWGSC CS RefSeq v2.1, whole genome shotgun sequence:
- the LOC123052240 gene encoding U-box domain-containing protein 4 — MDSDASVSPRRRSCYSDSGDSSCSEPFSECGSDDLSFTPAAAAGIHRLLLSCAAEASDGSISELVAELESPSASVDSLRRAAMELRLLAKHNPDNRIRIAASGAVRPLVALLSHADPLLQEHGVTALLNLSICDENKAVMVEAGAIRPLVRALKSAASPAARENAACALLRLSQLDGAAAAAVGRAGAVPLLVSLLETGGARGKKDAATALYALCSSARENRLRAVEAGAVRPLLDLMSDPESGMVDKAAYVLHSLVGFAEGRSATVEEGGIPVLVEMVEVGTSRQKEIATLSLLQICDENAAYRTMVAREGAIPPLVALSQSSSARPKLKTKAEALIEMLRQPRSASLRATRPAAIVAAE; from the exons ATGGACTCGGACGCCTCCGTGTCCCCGCGGCGGCGGAGCTGCTACAGCGACAGCGGCGACTCCTCCTGCTCCGAGCCCTTCAGCGAGTGCGGCAGCGACGACCTCTCCttcacacccgccgccgccgcgggcatcCACCGCCTGCTGCTCTCCTGCGCGGCCGAGGCGTCCGACGGCTCCATCTCCGAGCTCGTGGCCGAGCTCGAGTCGCCCTCGGCGTCGGTCGACTCGCTCCGCCGCGCGGCCATGGAGCTGCGCCTGCTCGCCAAGCACAACCCGGACAACCGCATCCGCATCGCGGCGTCCGGGGCGGTGCGGCCGCTCGTGGCGCTGCTGTCGCACGCCGACCCGCTGCTGCAGGAGCACGGGGTAACGGCGCTGCTCAACCTCTCCATCTGCGACGAGAACAAAGCCGTGATGGTCGAGGCCGGCGCGATACGGCCGCTGGTGCGCGCGCTCAAGTcggccgcgtcgcccgcggccaGGGAGAACGCCGCCTGCGCGCTGCTCCGCCTCTCCCAGctcgacggcgccgccgccgccgccgtcggccgcgCGGGCGCCGTGCCGCTGCTGGTGTCCCTCCTCGAgaccggcggcgcgcgcgggaagAAGGACGCCGCCACGGCGCTCTACGCGCTCTGCAGCAGCGCGCGCGAGAACCGCCTGCGCGCCGTCGAGGCCGGCGCCGTGCGTCCCTTGCTGGACCTCATGTCGGACCCCGAGTCCGGCATGGTGGACAAGGCCGCCTACGTGCTCCACTCCCTGGTGGGCTTCGCCGAGGGCCGCTCCGCCACCGTGGAGGAGGGCGGCATCCCCGTGCTGGTGGAGATGGTGGAGGTCGGGACCTCGCGGCAGAAGGAGATCGCCACGCTCTCCCTCCTCCAGATCTGCGACGAGAACGCCGCGTACCGCACCATGGTCGCCCGCGAGGGCGCCATCCCTCCCCTCGTCGCGCTCTCCCAGTCCTCCTCCGCACGCCCCAAGCTCAAAACCAAG GCTGAGGCGCTGATCGAGATGCTGCGGCAACCGCGAAGCGCGAGCCTGCGAGCCACCAGGCCGGCGGCGATCGTTGCGGCGGAGTGA